The following proteins are encoded in a genomic region of Arcobacter suis CECT 7833:
- a CDS encoding aldehyde dehydrogenase family protein, translated as MIYNKPKYKAQYENFIGGEWIAPSSGEYFDNISPVDGEILTKIPRSNEADVEAAVLAADAAFKLFKHTSVVERSTLLNKIADAIEANLENIAIAETLDNGKAIRETLNADVPLVVDHFRYFASVIRAESGTVSDLDENTISQEIYEPYGVVAQIIPWNFPLLMAAWKLAPAIAAGNCIVMKPASATPMSILILMETIQSVLPKGVINIINGAGGKIGKFLSTHPLVKKVGFTGETTTGQLIMQYATENIIPSTLELGGKSPNIFLESIMDADDEFFDKAIEGLVLFAFNSGEVCTCPSRALIQESIYEPFMARVLERVKAIKLGNPLDTDCMMGAQCSLNQKEKIVDYIKIGKEEGAELLIGGDVYESTTNPNGFYIQPTLFKGHNKMRIFQEEIFGPVLAVTTFKDEEEALAIANDTIYGLGSGVWSRDAHQLHKFSRGIEAGRVWVNCYHIYPSHASFGGYKKSGIGRETHMMMLNSYRHTKNILTSYNKNKLGFF; from the coding sequence ATGATTTACAATAAACCAAAATATAAAGCTCAATATGAGAATTTTATCGGTGGAGAATGGATTGCTCCATCTAGTGGTGAGTATTTTGATAATATTTCTCCTGTTGATGGTGAAATTTTAACAAAAATTCCAAGATCAAATGAAGCAGATGTTGAAGCAGCTGTTTTAGCTGCTGATGCTGCATTTAAATTATTTAAACATACATCTGTTGTTGAAAGAAGTACATTATTAAACAAAATCGCAGATGCAATTGAAGCAAATTTAGAAAATATTGCTATTGCTGAAACTTTAGATAATGGAAAAGCAATTAGAGAAACATTAAATGCTGATGTTCCTTTAGTTGTTGATCATTTTAGATACTTTGCATCAGTAATTAGAGCAGAATCAGGAACGGTTTCTGATTTAGATGAAAATACAATTTCTCAAGAGATTTATGAACCTTATGGTGTTGTTGCTCAGATTATTCCTTGGAATTTCCCATTATTAATGGCTGCTTGGAAATTAGCTCCTGCAATTGCAGCTGGAAATTGTATTGTTATGAAACCAGCAAGTGCAACTCCTATGTCAATTTTAATTTTAATGGAAACAATTCAATCTGTATTGCCAAAAGGTGTAATTAATATTATTAATGGTGCTGGTGGGAAAATTGGTAAATTCCTTTCAACTCATCCATTAGTTAAAAAAGTTGGATTTACTGGTGAAACTACAACTGGTCAATTAATTATGCAATATGCAACTGAAAATATTATTCCTTCAACTTTAGAACTTGGTGGAAAATCACCAAATATTTTCTTAGAATCAATCATGGACGCTGATGATGAATTCTTTGATAAAGCAATTGAAGGGTTAGTATTATTTGCATTTAACTCAGGAGAAGTTTGTACTTGTCCATCACGTGCATTAATTCAAGAATCAATTTATGAACCATTTATGGCAAGAGTTCTTGAAAGAGTAAAAGCAATTAAATTAGGAAATCCATTAGATACAGATTGTATGATGGGTGCTCAATGTTCTTTAAATCAAAAAGAAAAAATCGTAGATTACATTAAAATAGGTAAAGAAGAGGGTGCTGAATTATTAATCGGTGGTGATGTTTATGAATCAACAACTAATCCAAATGGTTTTTATATTCAACCAACATTATTTAAAGGTCATAATAAAATGAGAATTTTCCAAGAAGAAATTTTTGGTCCAGTTCTAGCAGTTACAACTTTTAAAGATGAAGAAGAAGCATTAGCAATTGCAAATGATACAATTTATGGTTTAGGTTCAGGTGTTTGGTCAAGAGATGCTCACCAACTACATAAATTTAGTCGTGGAATTGAAGCTGGGAGAGTTTGGGTAAATTGTTATCATATATATCCATCACATGCATCATTTGGTGGATATAAAAAATCAGGTATAGGAAGAGAAACTCATATGATGATGTTAAATTCTTATAGACACACAAAAAATATTTTAACTTCTTACAATAAAAATAAATTAGGTTTCTTTTAA
- a CDS encoding cold-shock protein, translated as MATLVNGTVKWFNSEKGYGFIEQENGGKDVFVHYRNINNSGYGRVSLNDGQKVTFEVGQGEKGLQAENVTAL; from the coding sequence ATGGCAACATTAGTAAACGGAACAGTTAAATGGTTTAATAGCGAAAAAGGTTATGGTTTTATCGAGCAAGAAAATGGTGGTAAAGATGTATTCGTACATTACAGAAACATCAACAATTCTGGTTATGGAAGAGTTTCATTAAATGACGGTCAAAAAGTAACTTTTGAAGTTGGTCAAGGTGAAAAAGGTCTTCAAGCAGAAAACGTAACTGCTTTATAA
- a CDS encoding TonB-dependent copper receptor: MRKRKIYLCLALTSSLLLAEDDISHKNESVNLEKVEVVSIVESNEALKVISNPKNPIQPIPASDGADFLKNIPGFSIVRKGGTDGDPVFRGMSGSKVGILVDGQEIYGGCGGRMDPPTAYVFPEAYDSVVVTKGPQSVLFGSGFSAGVVEFKKKNKYYPKPDYNIYSSFKQGSFGRSDQFIDISGGDTKGYGQLIATRSHSNDYKDGNGDTVNSEYTRWNTSLALGYTPTDDTTIEISGSKGDGEAKYADRAMDASKLLRENIALKVIKYDLSKNIEQLEMQIYHNYVDHIMDNYSLRPATSYSAMNPDRKTTGGSLKFTTIIPSLSLTNMSGIDFKNDIHTGRSAMMKTSASSANDAMFSAHRLTDFDFSQVGIFNESTYDINEKERIIAGIRIDDHEVLDNRQKLGMTPILNPNYLKTDEATLKSGFIRYESKIPENGFSYYTGIGHSERFPDYWERTVFNTITQYQDFIPRPEQTNQLDIGANFVNGNLSSSVSLFYSKVNNYIQTRWYMPNGSTNVPQKVNNVDATLYGGEISTSYKIGNNYKLIGALSHVLGENDTDNKPLAQQPPLEMKLSAIYDDNKYSAGILARFISKQDRYDIGNGNIVMNGADKGETPGAAVFSVNGAYKYNKNITFSTGVDNIFNKVYTEHLNRTDASSSLAFLTQEKINEPGRNIWFELKTTF; this comes from the coding sequence ATGAGAAAAAGAAAAATCTACTTATGTCTAGCATTGACTTCAAGTTTACTTTTGGCCGAAGATGATATTTCACATAAAAATGAGAGTGTAAATTTAGAAAAAGTTGAAGTAGTTTCAATTGTAGAATCTAACGAGGCATTAAAAGTTATTAGTAATCCAAAAAATCCTATTCAACCAATTCCAGCTAGTGATGGAGCTGATTTCCTAAAGAATATTCCTGGCTTTTCGATTGTTAGAAAGGGAGGAACAGATGGTGATCCCGTTTTTAGAGGAATGTCTGGTTCAAAAGTGGGAATATTAGTTGATGGTCAGGAAATATATGGTGGCTGTGGAGGTAGAATGGACCCACCTACTGCTTATGTGTTTCCTGAAGCTTATGATAGTGTAGTTGTAACAAAAGGACCTCAAAGTGTATTATTTGGTTCTGGATTTTCTGCAGGAGTAGTTGAATTTAAGAAAAAAAACAAGTACTACCCAAAACCAGATTATAATATTTACTCATCTTTTAAACAAGGAAGCTTTGGAAGGAGTGATCAGTTTATAGATATAAGTGGTGGGGATACGAAAGGTTATGGTCAGTTAATTGCTACCAGATCTCATTCGAATGATTATAAAGATGGAAATGGCGATACCGTTAATTCAGAATATACAAGATGGAATACAAGTCTAGCCTTAGGTTATACGCCAACAGATGATACAACAATTGAAATATCAGGTTCAAAAGGGGATGGTGAAGCTAAATATGCAGATAGAGCTATGGATGCTTCAAAATTACTTAGAGAAAATATTGCACTGAAAGTAATAAAATATGATTTATCAAAGAATATTGAACAACTCGAAATGCAAATTTATCACAATTATGTAGATCACATTATGGATAATTATTCACTTAGACCAGCAACAAGCTATTCTGCTATGAATCCTGATAGAAAAACTACAGGAGGAAGTCTAAAGTTTACAACAATTATACCTAGTCTTTCACTTACAAATATGTCAGGAATAGATTTTAAAAATGATATTCATACTGGTCGTTCTGCTATGATGAAAACTTCTGCTTCTTCTGCAAATGATGCAATGTTCTCTGCTCATAGACTCACAGATTTTGATTTTTCTCAAGTTGGTATTTTTAATGAATCAACTTATGATATTAATGAAAAAGAAAGAATTATTGCTGGAATTAGAATAGATGATCATGAGGTACTTGATAATAGGCAAAAATTAGGTATGACCCCTATTTTGAATCCTAATTATTTAAAAACAGATGAAGCTACATTAAAAAGTGGTTTTATAAGGTATGAAAGCAAAATACCTGAAAATGGATTTTCTTATTATACTGGAATTGGACATTCTGAAAGATTCCCAGATTATTGGGAGAGAACAGTTTTTAATACAATCACGCAATATCAAGATTTTATTCCAAGACCAGAACAAACTAATCAATTAGATATTGGAGCAAATTTTGTAAATGGTAATTTATCGAGTTCTGTATCTTTATTCTATAGTAAAGTTAACAATTATATACAAACTAGATGGTATATGCCAAATGGTTCAACTAACGTACCCCAAAAAGTAAATAATGTTGATGCGACATTGTATGGAGGAGAAATAAGTACTAGTTATAAAATAGGGAATAATTATAAATTAATAGGAGCATTATCTCATGTTCTTGGTGAAAATGATACTGATAATAAACCATTAGCTCAACAACCTCCTTTGGAAATGAAATTATCAGCAATTTATGATGACAACAAATATTCTGCGGGTATTCTTGCTCGATTTATTTCGAAACAAGATAGATATGATATTGGAAATGGCAACATTGTAATGAATGGAGCAGATAAAGGAGAAACCCCAGGAGCAGCTGTATTTTCTGTGAATGGTGCTTATAAGTATAATAAGAATATTACTTTTTCTACAGGTGTAGATAATATTTTTAATAAAGTATATACAGAACATTTAAATAGAACTGATGCTTCTTCTTCTCTCGCATTTCTTACACAAGAAAAGATTAATGAACCAGGAAGAAATATTTGGTTTGAGTTAAAAACAACGTTTTAG
- a CDS encoding response regulator transcription factor — MKILLVEDDIMLNEMITEYITSTGHVIKNAKTGMESLEILEKEKFDLLILDINLPDIDGFTILEKMHEQKRMVPTIYISALIDIEEISRAFDLGCFDYLKKPFHLKELTLRINKILKTRIVPQRHKRLSKHYSFDAENMTLLFNNEPHILPKRQLQIIELLALNRSLVVQYDMFRTYVWNDDYIDNATIRAEVNRVKTVLKEDFIKNIRGSGYMIERPE; from the coding sequence ATGAAAATTTTATTAGTTGAAGATGATATTATGTTAAATGAGATGATTACAGAATATATAACATCAACCGGACATGTGATAAAAAATGCAAAAACAGGAATGGAATCTTTAGAAATTTTAGAAAAAGAAAAATTTGATTTATTAATTTTGGATATAAATCTTCCTGATATTGATGGTTTTACTATTTTAGAAAAAATGCATGAACAAAAAAGAATGGTTCCAACTATTTATATTTCTGCACTTATAGATATTGAAGAGATTTCAAGGGCTTTTGATTTGGGTTGTTTTGATTATTTGAAAAAACCATTTCATCTAAAAGAGTTAACTTTGAGAATTAATAAGATTTTAAAAACAAGAATAGTTCCCCAAAGACATAAAAGATTATCAAAACATTATAGTTTTGATGCTGAGAATATGACACTTTTATTTAACAATGAACCTCATATTCTACCAAAACGACAGCTTCAAATCATTGAACTTTTGGCATTAAATAGAAGTTTAGTTGTGCAATACGATATGTTTAGAACTTACGTTTGGAATGATGATTATATTGATAATGCCACAATTAGAGCTGAAGTTAATCGGGTAAAAACTGTATTAAAAGAGGATTTTATTAAAAATATTAGAGGAAGTGGATATATGATTGAAAGACCTGAGTAA
- a CDS encoding foldase protein PrsA, protein MKKIMTSLVASMVLVTVLNASDYGSVDGDAITKQDIAMILQDPRIDFEKLPETAKKQVIEQIVNRKLIAKNALKNGIEKDPQYVEAMSGIKEDLALQVWQKNEVDKLKFTDQDKKDFFEKNKEKFVVPEILESRHILVKTEAEAKAIIIELDKAAKKEDKFAELAKTKSADSTAQNGGYLGKVPADKLVPEFTAAAKALAKNTYSKTPVKSEFGYHVIFLKDKTAPKTLTYAEVEPKISQVLIGNAFSKKVKELTDELKKDAKIVIK, encoded by the coding sequence ATGAAAAAGATAATGACAAGTTTAGTTGCATCAATGGTTTTAGTAACTGTTTTAAATGCAAGTGATTATGGTTCAGTTGATGGTGATGCAATCACAAAACAAGATATTGCAATGATTTTACAAGATCCAAGAATAGATTTTGAAAAATTACCAGAAACAGCTAAAAAACAAGTAATTGAACAAATCGTAAATAGAAAATTAATAGCTAAAAATGCTCTTAAAAATGGAATTGAAAAAGATCCTCAATATGTTGAAGCTATGAGTGGAATCAAAGAAGATTTAGCTCTTCAAGTTTGGCAAAAAAATGAAGTTGATAAATTAAAATTTACAGATCAAGATAAAAAAGATTTTTTTGAAAAAAATAAAGAAAAATTTGTAGTACCTGAAATTTTAGAATCAAGACATATTTTAGTAAAAACAGAAGCTGAAGCAAAAGCAATTATTATAGAACTTGATAAAGCAGCGAAAAAAGAAGATAAATTTGCTGAATTAGCAAAAACAAAATCTGCTGATTCAACTGCTCAAAATGGTGGATATTTAGGAAAAGTTCCTGCTGATAAATTAGTTCCTGAATTTACAGCTGCTGCAAAAGCATTAGCTAAAAATACATATTCAAAAACTCCAGTAAAAAGTGAATTTGGTTACCATGTAATTTTCTTAAAAGACAAAACAGCTCCAAAAACATTAACTTATGCTGAAGTTGAACCTAAAATTTCACAAGTTTTAATTGGAAATGCTTTTAGTAAAAAAGTAAAAGAATTAACTGACGAATTAAAAAAAGACGCAAAAATAGTTATTAAATAA
- a CDS encoding MotA/TolQ/ExbB proton channel family protein, which translates to MYNTQKLIGAKMDLMSYIDKGGIIVYILIGLNIIGFTIILWKFFTLPRKNKIITEIKKKITSDTSISAQIEYEVKKLDSGLTVIKNIAIISPLLGLLGTVIGVYMSFEEITVKGLGDPTIFSNGIGIALITTIAGIIVAIPHQIAYNHFIAMIDNIELKAKKELVGNN; encoded by the coding sequence TTGTACAATACACAAAAATTGATTGGGGCTAAAATGGATTTAATGAGTTATATTGATAAGGGTGGAATTATTGTTTATATTTTAATTGGATTAAATATAATTGGATTTACTATAATTTTGTGGAAATTTTTTACACTTCCTAGAAAAAATAAAATAATTACTGAAATCAAAAAAAAGATAACATCAGATACTTCTATTTCTGCACAAATTGAATATGAAGTAAAAAAACTAGATTCTGGACTTACTGTTATAAAAAATATTGCTATTATTTCTCCTTTATTAGGTCTTTTAGGAACAGTTATTGGAGTTTATATGTCTTTTGAAGAAATTACAGTAAAAGGATTAGGTGATCCAACTATTTTCTCAAATGGAATTGGAATCGCCTTAATCACTACAATTGCTGGTATTATTGTAGCTATTCCTCATCAAATTGCATATAACCATTTTATTGCAATGATCGATAATATCGAACTAAAAGCAAAAAAAGAGTTAGTTGGAAATAACTAA
- a CDS encoding 1-aminocyclopropane-1-carboxylate deaminase, translating to MNYTNSPIQQVTFNEQKYFIKRDDLLNSDFAGNKARKFYYYLINDFPNIKKVVSHGSSQSNAMYSLSVLCKLKNWEFDYYVDHTASFLKENPVGNYKYAIKNGMNIIEENLPDFFDNETLFISEGGAVVEASVGIEVLAKEIKSWAEKNSIKNLKIFLPSGTGTTALYLQKFLPFEVLTCACVGDEDYLKKQFEALEKDNFPTIVQKEKKYHFGKLYKEFYDIHNELLKQTNIEFDFLYDSLGWLCFEKYIKQLEKEVDTIFLYIHQGGIIGNESMQDRYKHKYHLI from the coding sequence ATGAACTACACAAATTCACCAATTCAACAAGTTACTTTTAATGAGCAAAAATATTTTATAAAAAGAGATGATTTATTAAATTCTGATTTTGCTGGAAATAAAGCAAGAAAGTTTTATTATTACTTAATCAATGATTTTCCTAATATAAAAAAAGTAGTTTCTCACGGTTCTAGTCAATCAAACGCCATGTACTCTTTATCTGTTTTATGCAAACTAAAAAATTGGGAATTTGACTATTATGTTGACCATACAGCATCATTTTTAAAAGAAAATCCAGTTGGAAATTATAAATATGCAATAAAAAATGGAATGAATATAATAGAAGAGAATTTGCCAGATTTTTTTGATAATGAAACTTTATTTATAAGTGAAGGTGGAGCAGTGGTTGAAGCTTCAGTTGGAATTGAAGTTTTAGCAAAAGAGATAAAATCTTGGGCAGAAAAAAATAGTATAAAAAATCTAAAAATATTTTTACCAAGTGGAACGGGAACAACAGCACTTTATTTGCAAAAATTTCTTCCTTTTGAAGTATTAACTTGTGCTTGTGTTGGTGATGAAGATTATTTGAAAAAACAGTTTGAAGCTCTTGAAAAAGATAATTTTCCAACAATAGTGCAAAAAGAAAAGAAATATCATTTTGGAAAACTTTATAAAGAATTTTATGATATTCATAATGAACTTTTAAAACAAACAAATATTGAATTTGATTTCCTTTATGATAGTTTAGGTTGGCTTTGTTTTGAAAAGTATATAAAACAATTAGAAAAAGAAGTTGATACAATTTTTTTATATATTCATCAAGGTGGAATTATTGGAAATGAATCTATGCAAGACAGATATAAACACAAATATCATTTAATATAA
- a CDS encoding FIST N-terminal domain-containing protein: MKTYNYTLNNKPLDELINFSLFKDEKNILVQIFCGDKKNILEEILAILTKKLPLAICIGSSTDGEINNAEITTLKTVISISTFEKTTLKTIHIEEKDSFKNGVLLAQALCCENTKLLLTFTDGGTTNGEEFLNGIASINSKVLVSGGMAGDNAHFTQTFISSQNNILTRGSVGVSFNSDDLKVCNAYNFNWSPIGIEHEIEEVEGNRVYKIAGLKPLDFYKKYLGEYVARSLPATGIEFPLIVQKNNIPLARAVIAKHEDGSLSFAGNLHKGDIVKLGFGNVELMMNNPLKSLFNKCAIKNTESFFIYACMARRRYMPNLIDIEISPFSQIATTAGFFTYGEFYHHYDHNELLNQTLTVLALSEKEIENEDEENDKELQDTALSDHARSLQALTHLIQQSSQDYNKQSKELEIGNKYAQNLIASQKQFLKYAIHETNTPLSIIMGNIDMFEIQFGKNKYLTNIEIAMKNIFSIYDDLSYLVKKDQINQATHKINFRDFMRSRIDFYTQTAIKFKSKFEFICNFDEVILNFNEIKLQRIVDNNLTNAIKYTLPNETIYVILKVSKNDCDFIIESRSAQILDPQKIFEEYYREEVSKEGFGLGLNLVKRICSEENVGIKLESGENWASFTYTFKGVL; this comes from the coding sequence ATGAAAACATATAATTACACACTAAATAATAAACCATTAGATGAATTGATAAATTTTTCATTATTCAAGGATGAAAAAAATATATTAGTTCAAATATTTTGTGGAGATAAAAAGAATATTCTAGAAGAAATATTAGCTATTCTTACTAAAAAACTACCACTTGCTATTTGTATTGGTTCTTCAACAGATGGTGAAATAAATAATGCTGAAATTACTACACTTAAAACTGTAATATCAATTTCAACTTTTGAAAAAACTACATTAAAAACAATTCATATTGAGGAAAAAGACTCTTTTAAAAATGGAGTTTTATTAGCACAAGCTTTATGTTGTGAAAATACAAAACTATTATTAACATTTACAGATGGAGGAACAACAAATGGAGAAGAGTTTTTAAATGGAATTGCTTCAATAAATAGTAAAGTTTTAGTTTCAGGTGGAATGGCTGGAGATAATGCCCACTTTACTCAGACTTTTATTTCATCACAAAATAATATATTAACAAGAGGTTCAGTGGGAGTCTCTTTTAATTCAGATGATTTAAAAGTATGTAATGCTTATAACTTCAACTGGTCACCAATTGGAATAGAACATGAAATTGAAGAAGTTGAAGGAAATAGAGTTTATAAAATCGCTGGATTAAAACCTTTGGATTTTTATAAAAAATATCTAGGAGAGTATGTAGCTCGTTCACTTCCTGCAACTGGAATTGAATTTCCTTTAATTGTTCAAAAAAACAATATTCCACTAGCACGGGCTGTTATTGCAAAACATGAAGATGGAAGTTTAAGTTTTGCTGGAAACTTACATAAAGGTGACATTGTAAAATTAGGTTTTGGTAATGTTGAATTAATGATGAATAATCCTTTAAAATCTCTATTTAATAAATGTGCCATAAAAAACACTGAATCATTTTTTATTTATGCTTGTATGGCAAGACGAAGATATATGCCAAATTTAATAGATATAGAAATTAGTCCTTTTTCTCAAATCGCAACAACTGCTGGATTTTTTACTTATGGAGAATTTTATCATCATTATGACCACAATGAGTTATTAAATCAAACCTTAACAGTTTTAGCTCTTAGTGAAAAAGAGATTGAAAATGAAGATGAAGAAAATGATAAAGAGTTACAAGATACGGCACTAAGTGATCATGCAAGAAGTTTACAAGCACTTACGCATTTGATTCAACAATCTTCACAAGATTATAATAAACAATCAAAAGAGTTAGAGATTGGAAATAAATATGCACAAAATTTAATAGCTTCACAAAAACAGTTTTTAAAATATGCCATACATGAAACAAATACTCCTTTATCAATTATAATGGGAAATATCGATATGTTTGAGATTCAATTTGGAAAAAATAAATATCTAACAAACATAGAAATTGCTATGAAAAATATTTTTAGTATTTACGATGATTTAAGTTATCTTGTAAAAAAAGACCAAATAAATCAAGCAACCCATAAAATAAATTTTAGAGATTTTATGAGAAGTAGAATAGATTTTTATACTCAAACTGCTATAAAATTTAAATCAAAGTTTGAGTTTATCTGCAATTTTGATGAAGTTATTTTAAATTTTAATGAGATAAAACTACAAAGAATTGTAGATAATAATCTTACAAATGCAATTAAATATACTTTACCAAATGAAACAATTTATGTAATTCTTAAAGTCTCAAAAAATGATTGTGATTTTATAATCGAAAGCCGTTCAGCTCAGATTTTGGATCCTCAAAAAATATTTGAAGAGTATTATAGAGAAGAGGTTTCAAAAGAAGGTTTTGGACTTGGATTAAATTTAGTAAAAAGAATTTGTAGTGAAGAAAATGTGGGAATAAAACTAGAATCTGGCGAAAACTGGGCTTCATTTACATACACATTTAAAGGAGTATTATGA
- a CDS encoding DUF779 domain-containing protein, translating into MSTQRLDVTPAAALVIEQLKKEHGELVFNQSGGCCDGTAPMCYEKGDFHVPSRNIKMGEICGCEFFIDKDQFEYFKHSFITVDVKEEKAAFGNSFSLEIDLGYQFITKSRIFTDEEYANLGKID; encoded by the coding sequence ATGTCAACACAAAGACTAGATGTAACACCAGCAGCAGCTCTTGTTATTGAACAATTAAAAAAAGAACATGGTGAATTAGTATTTAACCAAAGTGGTGGTTGTTGTGATGGAACTGCTCCTATGTGTTACGAAAAAGGTGATTTCCATGTTCCTAGTCGAAATATAAAAATGGGTGAAATTTGTGGATGTGAATTTTTTATTGATAAAGACCAATTTGAATATTTTAAACACTCTTTTATAACAGTAGATGTAAAAGAAGAAAAAGCAGCTTTTGGCAACTCTTTTTCACTAGAAATAGATTTAGGTTATCAGTTTATAACAAAATCTAGAATTTTTACTGATGAAGAGTACGCAAATTTGGGAAAAATAGATTAA
- a CDS encoding ExbD/TolR family protein, with product MKRRESLGLDLTPVIDVIFILLIFFIVTSVFKKEELALILDLPTSSAKEMKIDEEQIFIELSKEKLAIKGIEVSFDSLEDNLKAIKNKEKAVIVRIDKKVEYERVVKILDLLQKYNLKNLALVTNEEAKK from the coding sequence ATGAAAAGAAGAGAATCATTAGGATTAGATTTAACACCTGTTATTGATGTTATATTTATTCTTCTCATATTTTTCATAGTAACTTCTGTTTTTAAAAAAGAAGAACTCGCACTTATACTAGATTTGCCAACATCAAGTGCAAAAGAGATGAAAATAGATGAAGAACAAATTTTTATTGAACTTAGCAAAGAAAAACTTGCCATTAAAGGAATTGAAGTATCTTTTGATTCCCTAGAAGATAACCTAAAAGCTATAAAAAACAAAGAAAAAGCCGTAATTGTGAGGATTGATAAAAAAGTTGAGTATGAAAGAGTAGTAAAAATATTAGATTTATTACAAAAATATAACCTAAAAAACCTAGCTTTAGTTACAAATGAAGAAGCTAAAAAGTAG
- the fbaA gene encoding class II fructose-bisphosphate aldolase, whose translation MGVFDVVKPGVLTGSEAKKLFAYAKENNFAIPAVNVVGTDSVNAVLEVAAKVNSPIIIQFSNGGAGFYAGKGLKTANAAVLGGISGANHVHTMAEAYGIPVILHTDHAAKKLLPWIDGLLEAGAKHFEKTGRPLFTSHMLDLSEEPLEENIEICVEYFKKMNALDMMLEIELGITGGEEDGVDNSDVDNALLYTQPEEVCYAYEKLSQVGVNFTIAASFGNVHGVYKPGNVVLSPKILDNSQKYIQNKLGTTAQPVDFVFHGGSGSLLEEIREAISYGVVKMNIDTDTQWATWDGVRAYEAKYHGYLQGQIGNPEGDDKPNKNYYDPRKWIRAGQETMIARLEVAFSDLCAINKN comes from the coding sequence ATGGGTGTATTTGATGTTGTAAAACCAGGAGTTTTAACTGGAAGTGAAGCAAAAAAACTTTTTGCTTATGCAAAAGAAAATAATTTTGCAATTCCAGCTGTAAATGTTGTGGGAACTGATTCTGTAAATGCTGTTTTAGAAGTTGCTGCTAAAGTAAATTCACCAATTATTATCCAGTTCTCAAATGGTGGAGCTGGATTTTATGCTGGTAAAGGTTTAAAAACTGCAAATGCTGCCGTTCTTGGTGGAATTAGTGGTGCTAATCATGTTCATACAATGGCTGAAGCTTATGGAATACCTGTAATTTTACATACAGACCATGCGGCTAAAAAATTATTACCTTGGATTGATGGCTTGTTAGAAGCAGGTGCTAAACATTTTGAAAAAACTGGTCGTCCTTTGTTTACTTCTCATATGCTTGATTTAAGTGAAGAGCCTTTAGAAGAAAATATTGAAATTTGTGTTGAGTATTTCAAAAAAATGAATGCGCTTGATATGATGCTTGAAATTGAACTTGGAATCACTGGTGGTGAAGAAGATGGTGTTGATAACTCTGATGTTGATAATGCTTTACTTTATACACAACCAGAAGAAGTTTGTTATGCTTATGAAAAATTAAGTCAAGTAGGAGTTAATTTTACAATAGCTGCATCTTTTGGAAATGTTCATGGTGTTTATAAACCAGGAAATGTTGTATTAAGTCCAAAAATTTTAGATAATTCACAAAAATATATTCAAAATAAACTTGGAACTACTGCTCAACCTGTTGATTTTGTATTCCATGGTGGTTCTGGTTCATTATTAGAAGAAATAAGAGAAGCTATCTCTTATGGTGTTGTAAAAATGAATATTGACACAGATACTCAATGGGCAACTTGGGATGGTGTTAGAGCTTATGAAGCTAAATATCATGGATATTTACAAGGTCAAATCGGAAACCCAGAAGGTGATGATAAACCTAATAAAAACTACTATGATCCAAGAAAATGGATAAGAGCAGGGCAAGAAACAATGATTGCTAGACTAGAAGTTGCATTTTCTGACCTTTGTGCAATAAATAAAAACTAA